Proteins encoded in a region of the Streptomyces sp. NBC_00258 genome:
- a CDS encoding carbohydrate ABC transporter permease has translation MTTATETSAATETAPRRRLLPRWRDYGRPRELVVRYLLLFFVLGITVGPLVWQLLASLKSTSEDVFGANASLFPHEPTLRAYRAVFDQVPVATYIRNSMFVVVLSVGSQLLFSTTAGYMLSKPNWKGRKAVWVVLIASMMFPFESIMVSLFLSIRDLGLVDNLVGVWLPGFVGAINVLLMRAAFMAVPREIEDSAMLDGAGEWQRFRYLYLPSAWGAILVVTINTFISAWDDFLWPLIVLRSEEHMTLTLGLSRLQSSSFGYDQRVVMAGSVISVIPVLVLFVITQRWFYKGVSSGAVKL, from the coding sequence ATGACGACCGCGACCGAAACCTCGGCCGCGACCGAGACCGCACCGCGCAGGAGACTGCTTCCGCGCTGGCGGGACTACGGCCGTCCCCGCGAACTGGTCGTCCGCTACCTGCTGTTGTTCTTCGTGCTCGGCATCACCGTCGGACCGTTGGTCTGGCAGCTGCTGGCCTCGCTGAAGAGCACCAGCGAGGACGTCTTCGGCGCGAACGCCTCACTGTTTCCGCACGAGCCGACCCTGCGGGCCTACCGGGCGGTCTTCGACCAGGTGCCGGTGGCCACGTACATCAGGAACAGCATGTTCGTGGTCGTCCTGTCGGTCGGCAGCCAACTGCTGTTCTCCACCACGGCCGGCTACATGCTCTCCAAGCCCAACTGGAAGGGCCGCAAAGCCGTTTGGGTCGTGCTGATCGCCTCGATGATGTTCCCCTTCGAGTCGATCATGGTGTCGCTGTTCCTGAGCATCCGCGACCTGGGCCTGGTCGACAACCTGGTGGGCGTGTGGCTGCCCGGGTTCGTCGGTGCGATCAACGTCCTGCTGATGCGCGCCGCGTTCATGGCGGTGCCGCGCGAGATCGAGGACTCGGCGATGCTCGACGGCGCCGGCGAGTGGCAGCGCTTCCGGTATCTGTATCTGCCGTCCGCGTGGGGCGCGATCCTGGTGGTCACCATCAACACCTTCATCAGCGCCTGGGACGACTTCCTCTGGCCGCTGATCGTGCTGCGCTCGGAGGAACACATGACGCTGACGCTGGGTCTCTCGCGGCTGCAGAGCTCGTCGTTCGGCTATGACCAGCGGGTGGTGATGGCCGGTTCGGTGATCTCCGTCATCCCGGTGCTGGTGCTGTTCGTGATCACCCAGCGGTGGTTCTACAAGGGGGTTTCGTCGGGGGCAGTGAAGCTCTGA
- a CDS encoding phosphodiester glycosidase family protein — MRRRTGRLRTALTVVAAWSALAGAALAGAAPASGAPDGGPPGFQRLAPGVRYTEFDIPAAKGVAHAHVLSVDLRNPRVSVDLLHPGAVAARAPVSRLTDAQGAVAGVNGDFFNITETQHPGVEATGAPVGPAIAGGRTLKAAVPDGQRFGPALPPGTSTRDVLGVGTDHRARLDSLALDGSVATTETRLPLGGLNQYALPVGSVGAFTSDWGSPSRVRATCGTDTDRAAPCSTDTYEVIVQDGRVVSSADTPGNGPIASGTTVLVGREAGAQQLRKLSLGERVVVRHRLVAAASRIPYRFVIGGYPVLRGGRPLAGLDTTTAAVRTAAGISDGGRRLLLLALDGAPEFRTGLTIAEVAGTMRQLGSVDAFSLDGGGSSTLAAREPGSTTATVRNHPSGGAERPVPNGIGVFSRS; from the coding sequence GTGAGACGACGCACCGGACGACTCAGAACCGCACTGACGGTTGTAGCGGCATGGAGCGCACTGGCCGGTGCCGCCCTGGCAGGGGCGGCACCGGCCAGTGGCGCACCGGACGGCGGCCCGCCGGGTTTCCAGCGGCTCGCACCCGGCGTGCGCTACACCGAGTTCGACATTCCGGCCGCCAAGGGCGTGGCGCACGCACATGTGCTCAGCGTCGATCTCCGCAATCCGCGGGTGAGTGTCGACCTGCTCCACCCCGGCGCGGTGGCCGCGCGGGCCCCCGTGTCACGGCTGACCGACGCACAGGGGGCCGTCGCGGGCGTCAACGGCGACTTCTTCAACATCACCGAGACCCAGCATCCGGGGGTCGAGGCGACCGGCGCGCCCGTCGGTCCTGCGATCGCGGGCGGGCGCACACTCAAGGCGGCGGTCCCGGACGGCCAGCGCTTCGGCCCGGCCCTGCCGCCCGGCACGAGCACCCGGGACGTACTCGGCGTGGGCACGGACCATCGGGCCCGCCTCGACAGCCTGGCCCTCGACGGGTCGGTCGCCACCACCGAGACACGGCTTCCGCTCGGCGGTCTCAACCAGTACGCGCTGCCGGTCGGTTCCGTCGGCGCGTTCACCTCGGACTGGGGCAGCCCCTCTCGGGTGCGGGCCACCTGCGGGACCGACACCGACCGGGCCGCGCCCTGCAGCACGGACACCTATGAGGTGATCGTCCAGGACGGCCGGGTCGTGTCATCGGCCGACACACCCGGCAACGGACCCATCGCTTCCGGCACCACCGTCCTGGTCGGCCGGGAGGCGGGCGCCCAGCAGCTGCGGAAGCTGTCGCTCGGTGAGCGGGTCGTGGTGCGGCACCGGCTGGTGGCGGCCGCGTCGAGGATCCCGTACCGGTTCGTGATCGGCGGCTATCCGGTCCTCAGGGGCGGCCGACCGCTCGCGGGTCTCGACACCACGACCGCTGCCGTACGGACCGCCGCGGGCATCTCGGACGGCGGCCGCCGGCTCCTGCTGCTCGCACTGGACGGGGCACCCGAGTTCCGCACCGGACTCACCATCGCGGAAGTCGCCGGCACCATGCGGCAGTTGGGTTCCGTGGACGCCTTCAGCCTCGACGGCGGCGGCTCCAGCACACTGGCCGCCCGGGAGCCGGGCTCGACGACGGCGACCGTGCGCAACCATCCCAGCGGCGGGGCGGAGAGGCCGGTGCCCAACGGGATCGGGGTGTTCTCACGGTCCTGA
- a CDS encoding DUF779 domain-containing protein encodes MPSAPRVELTPAAAELLRRLRAAHGPLMFHQSGGCCDGSAPMCYPEGEFRTGDSDVLLASLAVEGVDEPVTFWMSRSQYEVWSHTRLIVDVVEGRGSGFSLEAPEGVRFLTRSRLVGT; translated from the coding sequence ATCCCATCCGCCCCGCGCGTGGAGCTGACGCCCGCCGCCGCCGAGCTGCTGCGCCGACTGCGGGCCGCCCACGGTCCGCTGATGTTCCATCAGTCCGGCGGCTGCTGCGACGGCAGCGCGCCCATGTGCTACCCGGAGGGCGAGTTCCGGACGGGTGATTCCGATGTGCTGCTCGCCTCGCTGGCCGTCGAGGGCGTCGACGAGCCGGTGACGTTCTGGATGTCGCGGAGCCAGTACGAGGTGTGGAGTCACACCCGGCTGATCGTCGACGTGGTGGAGGGGAGGGGCAGCGGTTTCTCGCTGGAGGCACCCGAAGGGGTGCGTTTCCTGACCCGTTCGCGCCTCGTCGGCACGTAG
- a CDS encoding ABC transporter ATP-binding protein, translating to MLELRSVTAGYDRRAPVVREVSLTVSAGEAVGLQGPSGCGKSTLARVAALLHRPDSGEVVMDGEPARGWRHRAPRAQRTAFGVVFQQPRLSADPRLRLADLIAEPFRATGQAADGVRELAETVGLGADLLARRPHEVSDGQLQRACLARALALRPRWLVCDEMTAMLDASTTAALVGVVETYRRESGAGLLAVGHDRVLLERWCDRTVGWAELTSV from the coding sequence GTGCTTGAGCTGCGGTCCGTCACGGCCGGGTACGACCGGCGCGCCCCCGTCGTCCGCGAGGTCTCACTGACCGTGAGCGCCGGGGAGGCCGTTGGGCTCCAGGGCCCCAGCGGCTGCGGCAAGTCCACGCTGGCCCGGGTCGCCGCCCTGCTGCACCGGCCCGACTCCGGCGAGGTCGTCATGGACGGCGAGCCCGCCCGCGGCTGGCGTCATCGCGCTCCGCGCGCCCAGCGCACCGCCTTCGGGGTCGTCTTCCAGCAGCCACGCCTCTCGGCGGACCCGCGACTGCGGCTCGCGGACCTGATCGCCGAGCCGTTCCGGGCCACCGGGCAAGCAGCGGACGGCGTACGGGAGTTGGCCGAAACCGTGGGGCTCGGAGCGGACCTGCTGGCCCGCCGGCCGCACGAGGTCAGCGATGGGCAGCTGCAGCGGGCCTGTCTCGCGCGGGCGCTCGCGCTGCGGCCGCGCTGGCTCGTCTGCGACGAGATGACGGCGATGCTCGACGCCTCGACCACGGCCGCGTTGGTCGGCGTCGTGGAGACCTACCGGCGGGAGAGCGGGGCCGGACTGCTGGCCGTCGGGCACGACCGGGTGCTGCTGGAGCGGTGGTGCGACCGGACGGTCGGCTGGGCCGAGCTGACCTCGGTGTGA
- a CDS encoding phosphatidylinositol-specific phospholipase C/glycerophosphodiester phosphodiesterase family protein encodes MALTTRRRALTTLAAAVAGSVAVPAYAQATEGGHRPRPLWRAHAHNDYLHPRPLLDALGHRFGSVESDIFLVGKQLLVAHDPVELDPTRTLESLYLAPLAARVKANRGSVYRGQRKPLQLLIDIKTEGASTYLELDRQLRRYRHLFTTYAHGRVFPGAVTAVISGDRAARVPMEAQSVRRAFYDGRLLDLLAPVPAPASFIPLISDNWTLNFTWQGVGAFPEVERQKLRGIIAAAHSRRQKVRFWATPDLAGPARDAVWGELLAADADHLNTDDLAGLEAFLDAHKQVHERA; translated from the coding sequence ATGGCCCTCACCACCCGTCGCAGAGCCCTCACCACCCTCGCCGCCGCAGTGGCGGGCAGCGTCGCCGTGCCCGCGTACGCGCAGGCGACCGAGGGCGGGCACCGTCCGCGCCCGCTCTGGCGCGCCCACGCGCACAACGACTACCTCCACCCCCGTCCCCTCCTCGACGCGCTCGGCCACCGCTTCGGGAGCGTCGAGTCGGACATCTTCCTCGTCGGGAAGCAACTGCTGGTCGCCCACGACCCGGTCGAACTCGACCCGACCCGGACGCTGGAATCCCTCTACCTCGCCCCCCTCGCCGCCCGTGTGAAAGCCAACCGCGGCTCGGTGTACCGGGGGCAGCGCAAGCCGCTCCAGCTGCTCATCGACATCAAGACCGAGGGCGCGTCCACGTACCTGGAGCTCGACCGCCAACTGCGCCGCTACCGGCACCTGTTCACGACGTACGCCCACGGCCGGGTCTTCCCCGGAGCGGTGACGGCCGTGATCTCCGGCGACCGCGCGGCCCGTGTCCCGATGGAGGCCCAGAGCGTGCGGCGGGCCTTCTACGACGGCCGCCTCCTCGACCTGCTGGCCCCCGTCCCGGCCCCGGCCTCCTTCATCCCGCTGATCAGCGACAACTGGACGCTCAACTTCACCTGGCAGGGCGTCGGAGCGTTCCCCGAGGTGGAGCGCCAGAAGCTGCGCGGCATCATCGCGGCGGCGCACTCCCGACGGCAGAAGGTCCGCTTCTGGGCCACCCCGGATCTGGCGGGTCCCGCCCGTGACGCGGTCTGGGGCGAACTCCTCGCCGCCGACGCCGACCACCTCAACACCGACGACCTCGCGGGCCTCGAAGCGTTCCTGGACGCCCACAAGCAGGTCCACGAGCGGGCGTAG
- a CDS encoding BadF/BadG/BcrA/BcrD ATPase family protein produces MNNDLNQDSGRVRDRPRNRDLVVGLDAGGTRTRAVLASAVDGRVLGQGSAGPGNALTVPVPLLTDHLAEAIAQAVPEPDRARVVAVAGGFAGAAETAPDEPGRLNALAALTAALRRLGIEADSVGVSSDIEAAFASARGTPADGLALVAGTGVVAMRIRDRRCEVTVGGDGWLLGDDGGGFWIGRSAVRAALRMADGRGGPTTLADAVGRALGLPAEALPYAEGRRPGDTNSPGGPGRPDGEVGPDSAGHPASAGGSVGADASATTPTPARERTFARERHPAEPEWSRERRAAYRMHLLPAVMAEPPIHLARLAPLVAEAARHEDAVARAILDEAADHLLEPLRALEPRQGERIVATGGLLGPEGPLTALLSERLKGLGLTLDWVADGCRGAVALARLGHGRSTPSTPAT; encoded by the coding sequence ATGAACAATGATTTGAACCAGGATTCAGGTCGGGTGCGTGATCGGCCGCGGAATCGGGATCTCGTGGTGGGCCTGGACGCCGGCGGCACCCGTACTCGCGCAGTCCTGGCGTCCGCCGTGGACGGCCGCGTGCTCGGGCAGGGCTCCGCAGGCCCCGGGAACGCCCTCACCGTCCCGGTGCCGCTGCTCACCGACCACCTGGCCGAGGCCATTGCCCAGGCGGTGCCGGAGCCGGACCGCGCCCGGGTCGTCGCCGTGGCCGGCGGTTTCGCGGGCGCGGCGGAGACCGCCCCGGACGAGCCCGGCCGCCTCAATGCCCTGGCCGCGCTCACCGCCGCGCTGCGACGCCTGGGCATCGAGGCGGATTCGGTCGGCGTCAGCAGCGACATCGAGGCGGCCTTCGCCTCCGCACGCGGCACCCCGGCCGACGGGCTGGCCCTGGTGGCCGGCACCGGCGTGGTCGCGATGCGCATCAGGGACCGCCGCTGCGAGGTGACCGTCGGCGGTGACGGCTGGCTGCTCGGGGACGACGGCGGCGGCTTCTGGATCGGCCGCAGCGCGGTACGGGCGGCCCTGCGCATGGCGGACGGACGCGGCGGTCCCACGACGCTGGCCGACGCGGTCGGCCGGGCGCTGGGGTTGCCGGCCGAGGCGCTGCCGTACGCCGAGGGGCGGCGGCCCGGGGACACGAACAGCCCGGGCGGCCCGGGCCGCCCGGATGGCGAGGTCGGCCCGGACAGCGCGGGCCATCCGGCCAGTGCAGGCGGATCGGTCGGCGCTGACGCCTCCGCCACCACTCCCACCCCGGCCCGCGAGCGCACCTTCGCCCGCGAGCGGCACCCGGCCGAACCGGAGTGGTCGCGTGAGCGGCGCGCGGCCTACCGCATGCACCTGCTGCCCGCGGTCATGGCCGAGCCCCCGATCCACCTCGCCCGGCTGGCCCCGCTGGTCGCCGAGGCGGCCCGGCACGAGGACGCCGTCGCGCGGGCGATCCTCGACGAGGCGGCGGACCACCTGCTGGAGCCCCTCCGCGCGCTGGAACCCCGCCAGGGGGAGCGGATCGTCGCCACCGGCGGGCTGCTCGGCCCCGAAGGACCCCTGACAGCTCTTCTGAGCGAGCGCCTCAAGGGTCTCGGCCTGACGCTGGACTGGGTGGCGGACGGCTGCCGAGGCGCCGTGGCTCTCGCCCGGCTCGGACACGGCCGCTCGACACCCTCCACTCCGGCCACCTGA
- a CDS encoding glycoside hydrolase family 3 N-terminal domain-containing protein, with product MPTPEHAAARPEQTPEVSRGHDMQSPLYLDPDAAVDARVADLLARMTLREKAGQLNQRMYGWDAYRRTPDGFELTEALYAETERFAGLGALYGLLRADAWSGVDHSTGVGAADGATLADLVQRHVMERSRLGIPALLVEEVPHGLMALDGTVLPVNLAVGATWDPELYEQAAAHAAAELRARGGHVALVSALDLARDPRWGRTEECFGEDPYLAARLTEALVRGMQGQPGCADGQFAEDKAAVVLKHFAGQGATVGGRNSAESELGPRELHEIHLPAALAGVRAGAAAVMAAYNEVDGAPCAGNRALLDGLLRRRWGFEGLVMADGLAVDRLARITGDTVSAGALALNSGVDLSLWDDGFTHLEEAVERGLAQEDVLDAAVARVLRLKFRLGLFERPCAADRLTAPSPDRGRELSTALARGAVTLLHDDGGVLPVRPTVSRIAVLGPHAATTAHQLGDYTAPQLPGTGASLLDGLRRLAPPGVDVRHARGCALTGDDLSGIPEAIAQAGVSDLAVLVLGGSSARTPETDFAANGAALGAVSEMTCGEGVDLAGLRLGRAQHALLDAVVATGTPTVVVLVQGRPHAVPEAAERAAALLTAWYPGPWGGDAIAEVLLGLAEPLGRLPVSVPRSAAQLPVYYNHKDTEYGAYVDESAEPLYSFGHGLSYTSFDYGPPRLSGRTVAVDVTNTGERAGRTVVQLYIRRLVTPVWPRMLELRAFRGVELAPGETRTVVIPLGADQLAQVGADLETAVLPGTVEIRVAESARAALNAVPAVLRIGD from the coding sequence ATGCCGACTCCGGAACACGCGGCCGCCCGGCCCGAGCAGACACCCGAGGTATCCCGGGGCCACGACATGCAGAGCCCCCTCTATCTGGACCCGGACGCCGCCGTCGACGCCCGGGTCGCCGATCTGCTCGCCCGCATGACCCTGCGGGAGAAGGCCGGCCAGCTCAACCAGCGGATGTACGGCTGGGACGCCTACCGCCGCACACCGGACGGCTTCGAACTCACCGAGGCGCTGTACGCCGAGACCGAGCGCTTCGCCGGCCTCGGCGCCCTCTACGGACTCCTGCGCGCAGACGCCTGGTCGGGCGTGGACCACTCCACCGGCGTGGGCGCGGCCGACGGCGCCACGCTCGCCGACCTGGTGCAGCGCCACGTCATGGAACGCAGCCGCCTCGGCATTCCGGCGCTCCTCGTCGAGGAGGTCCCGCACGGCCTCATGGCCCTGGACGGCACGGTCCTGCCGGTCAACCTCGCCGTCGGAGCCACCTGGGACCCCGAGCTGTACGAGCAGGCCGCCGCCCATGCCGCGGCGGAACTGCGGGCCCGTGGCGGCCATGTCGCCCTCGTATCCGCCCTCGACCTCGCGCGCGACCCCCGCTGGGGCCGTACCGAGGAGTGCTTCGGCGAGGACCCGTATCTGGCCGCCCGCCTCACCGAGGCGCTGGTGCGCGGCATGCAGGGGCAACCCGGTTGCGCGGACGGGCAGTTCGCCGAGGACAAGGCCGCCGTGGTGCTCAAGCACTTCGCCGGACAGGGCGCCACCGTCGGCGGCCGCAACTCCGCGGAGTCCGAACTCGGCCCACGGGAACTCCACGAGATCCACCTCCCCGCCGCCCTGGCCGGGGTCCGGGCGGGGGCCGCCGCCGTCATGGCCGCCTACAACGAGGTCGACGGCGCCCCCTGCGCCGGGAACCGTGCCCTCCTCGACGGGCTGCTGCGCCGCCGCTGGGGCTTCGAGGGGCTGGTCATGGCGGACGGCCTGGCCGTCGACCGGCTGGCCCGGATCACCGGCGACACGGTCTCCGCCGGCGCCCTGGCACTGAACTCGGGCGTCGACCTCAGCCTGTGGGACGACGGCTTCACGCACCTGGAAGAGGCCGTCGAGCGTGGACTCGCCCAGGAGGACGTGCTCGACGCGGCCGTCGCCCGGGTGCTGCGTCTGAAGTTCCGCCTAGGACTCTTCGAACGGCCTTGTGCCGCCGACCGGTTGACCGCTCCCTCCCCGGACCGCGGCCGGGAACTGAGCACCGCCCTGGCCCGAGGCGCGGTCACCCTCCTCCACGACGACGGGGGCGTCCTGCCCGTCCGCCCGACGGTGTCCCGCATCGCGGTCCTCGGCCCGCACGCAGCCACCACCGCGCATCAACTGGGCGACTACACGGCTCCGCAGCTCCCCGGCACCGGAGCCAGTCTCCTCGACGGGCTGCGGCGGCTCGCCCCGCCCGGCGTGGACGTGCGGCACGCCCGCGGCTGCGCGCTCACCGGCGACGACCTCTCGGGCATCCCCGAGGCCATCGCCCAGGCCGGCGTCTCCGACCTTGCCGTGCTCGTGCTGGGCGGCAGCAGCGCACGTACGCCCGAGACCGACTTCGCCGCCAACGGCGCGGCCCTCGGCGCCGTGTCCGAGATGACCTGCGGAGAGGGCGTCGACCTCGCCGGGCTGCGGCTCGGCAGGGCCCAACACGCCCTGCTGGACGCCGTCGTGGCGACCGGTACCCCCACGGTCGTGGTCCTGGTGCAGGGCCGCCCGCATGCCGTCCCGGAGGCGGCGGAGCGCGCGGCCGCGCTGCTCACCGCCTGGTACCCGGGCCCGTGGGGCGGCGACGCGATCGCCGAGGTACTGCTGGGCCTCGCCGAACCTCTCGGCCGCCTCCCCGTCTCCGTCCCCCGGTCGGCCGCCCAACTTCCCGTGTACTACAACCACAAGGACACCGAGTACGGGGCCTACGTCGACGAAAGTGCCGAGCCGCTCTACTCCTTCGGGCACGGGCTGTCGTACACGAGCTTCGACTACGGGCCGCCGCGCCTGTCCGGGCGCACCGTCGCGGTCGACGTCACCAACACGGGGGAACGTGCCGGGCGTACCGTCGTCCAGCTCTACATCCGCCGGCTGGTCACGCCCGTGTGGCCACGCATGCTCGAACTGCGTGCCTTCAGAGGTGTCGAGCTCGCTCCCGGTGAGACGCGCACGGTCGTCATCCCGCTCGGCGCCGACCAACTCGCGCAGGTCGGCGCCGACTTGGAGACGGCCGTACTGCCAGGCACCGTGGAGATCCGCGTCGCGGAGTCGGCGCGGGCCGCACTGAACGCCGTACCGGCAGTGCTGCGTATCGGGGATTGA
- a CDS encoding glycoside hydrolase family 3 N-terminal domain-containing protein, with protein MHPLPAAFDGPGLPVDLDEAAHRCLVAGFDGTASVPATLKRLVDRGLGGVILFTRNVRDAEQVRRLTDELRAIRPDLIVGIDNEGGGIGHLVGAGAPDVPGNFALGVVDDTDLTARCADALAGHLATLGITASYAPVADLQHHPDNPIVRTRSFGADPELVGRHLRAWITATEARGVASCAKHFPGHGGTVTDSHHDTAVDPRPYDELLPDLEAFRAAVAAGVPMLMSAHVVFPALDPNRPATLSRRVLRDLLRDEIGFDGVLVSDALEMKAIADRYGEAAGARIALAAGADQVIVAVPELETTLACRDAVLDALRTGALPDERVWEAAGRVRRLAERYATPAAPGTVAAWDAEAGAEAARRAVRGRPARPPVSGAHVVDLFPSPHPALNWGGEDLLTELRAVDPTASGTAVTGEPADPGALVTGILRWSEGSPLIVATHDAGLHPWQARLRDSLLARRPDAVRVSTGLPEGGDYLCSYGRGRANLRALAEALAGE; from the coding sequence ATCCATCCCCTGCCCGCCGCGTTCGACGGTCCCGGGCTGCCCGTCGACCTGGACGAGGCCGCCCACCGCTGCCTCGTCGCCGGTTTCGACGGGACCGCGAGCGTCCCCGCCACGCTGAAACGGCTCGTCGACCGGGGTCTCGGCGGAGTCATCCTCTTCACCCGCAACGTGCGCGACGCCGAACAGGTGCGCCGGCTCACCGACGAACTGCGGGCCATACGCCCCGACCTGATCGTCGGCATCGACAACGAGGGCGGCGGCATCGGCCACCTGGTGGGCGCGGGCGCGCCCGACGTTCCCGGCAACTTCGCGCTCGGTGTCGTCGACGACACGGACCTGACCGCCCGCTGCGCCGACGCGCTGGCCGGACACCTCGCCACCCTCGGCATCACCGCCTCCTACGCGCCGGTCGCCGACCTCCAGCACCACCCGGACAACCCGATCGTGCGCACCCGCTCCTTCGGTGCCGATCCCGAGCTCGTGGGCCGACACCTGCGGGCGTGGATCACCGCCACCGAGGCCCGCGGCGTCGCCTCCTGCGCCAAGCACTTCCCCGGCCACGGCGGCACCGTGACCGACAGCCACCACGACACCGCCGTCGACCCGCGGCCGTACGACGAACTGCTCCCCGACCTCGAAGCGTTCCGCGCGGCCGTCGCCGCGGGCGTTCCGATGCTCATGAGCGCCCATGTCGTGTTCCCGGCGCTCGACCCGAACCGCCCGGCCACGCTGAGCCGCCGCGTCCTGCGCGATCTGCTCCGCGACGAGATCGGCTTCGACGGGGTGCTGGTCAGCGACGCGCTGGAGATGAAGGCGATCGCCGACCGCTACGGAGAGGCCGCCGGGGCCCGGATCGCCCTCGCCGCGGGAGCCGACCAGGTCATCGTCGCCGTACCGGAACTGGAGACCACGCTGGCCTGCCGTGACGCGGTCCTGGACGCGCTGCGCACCGGAGCGCTGCCCGACGAGCGCGTGTGGGAAGCCGCCGGACGGGTCCGCCGCCTCGCCGAGCGGTACGCGACACCGGCCGCTCCGGGCACGGTCGCCGCATGGGACGCGGAGGCCGGAGCGGAGGCGGCCCGCCGGGCCGTACGCGGCCGGCCCGCCCGGCCCCCCGTGTCGGGTGCCCATGTCGTCGACCTGTTCCCGTCGCCGCACCCCGCGCTCAACTGGGGCGGCGAGGACCTGCTGACCGAGCTGCGCGCCGTCGACCCCACGGCCTCGGGAACCGCGGTCACCGGGGAGCCGGCCGACCCGGGCGCCCTCGTCACCGGGATCCTGCGATGGTCCGAGGGCTCCCCGCTGATCGTTGCCACCCACGACGCCGGGCTGCACCCCTGGCAGGCCCGCCTCCGCGACTCCCTGCTGGCCCGACGGCCGGACGCCGTCCGCGTCTCCACCGGGCTCCCCGAGGGCGGGGACTACCTGTGCTCGTACGGACGGGGCCGGGCCAACCTGCGGGCCCTGGCGGAGGCGCTGGCGGGCGAGTAG
- a CDS encoding ABC transporter ATP-binding protein — protein MRDRAYVRAVTDVSFDLAAGECLALVGESGCGKSVLASALLGLLPGNASVAGSALLGGDGLDLLAADERVLAREVRGRRVGLVPQSPAAHLTPVRTVRSQLAEAVRELTGTPGEGAVAAAAERAAFPVDHLDRYPHELSGGLAQRAATALALVGDAPLLLADEPTTGLDRDLVERTVDELRRHTGDHRALLLITHDLAAAERIADRVAVMYAGRVVEIADAAEFFGAPGPRHPYARGLLNALPEREFTPIPGMPPELGALPEGCAFAARCGRVSEACRVLPEFEAGVACHHVGRLDHAEVARA, from the coding sequence ATGCGCGACCGGGCCTACGTACGGGCCGTCACGGACGTCTCCTTCGACCTCGCGGCGGGGGAGTGCCTGGCCCTCGTCGGCGAGAGCGGCTGCGGAAAGTCGGTGCTCGCCTCCGCGCTGCTGGGCCTGCTGCCGGGCAACGCCTCGGTGGCGGGTTCGGCCCTGCTCGGCGGCGACGGCCTCGACCTGCTGGCCGCGGACGAGCGGGTGCTCGCCCGAGAGGTCCGCGGGCGGCGCGTCGGACTCGTACCGCAGAGTCCCGCGGCGCACCTCACGCCGGTGCGGACGGTACGGTCCCAACTTGCCGAGGCTGTACGGGAGTTGACGGGGACTCCGGGGGAGGGCGCGGTGGCCGCGGCCGCGGAGCGGGCCGCGTTCCCCGTGGACCATCTCGACCGCTACCCGCACGAGTTGTCCGGCGGGCTCGCCCAACGGGCCGCCACCGCACTCGCCCTCGTCGGTGACGCGCCCCTGCTGCTCGCCGACGAGCCGACCACCGGGCTCGACCGCGACCTCGTCGAGCGCACCGTCGACGAACTCCGCCGTCACACAGGGGACCACCGCGCCCTGCTGCTGATCACCCACGACCTGGCGGCGGCCGAGCGGATCGCCGACCGGGTCGCCGTGATGTACGCGGGGCGCGTGGTGGAGATCGCCGACGCGGCCGAGTTCTTCGGCGCGCCGGGGCCGCGGCATCCGTACGCACGCGGTCTGCTGAACGCCCTCCCCGAGCGGGAGTTCACGCCGATCCCGGGCATGCCGCCGGAACTCGGCGCGCTCCCGGAGGGGTGTGCTTTCGCCGCGCGGTGCGGACGGGTGAGCGAGGCGTGCCGTGTCCTGCCGGAGTTCGAGGCGGGTGTGGCCTGCCACCACGTGGGCCGGCTGGATCACGCGGAGGTGGCGCGTGCTTGA